The nucleotide sequence tctctaccttgtaggggtaaggtctgtgtacgcACTACTCTCCTCAGACTCCACtcgtgggattacactgggtctTGTTATTTAAACTGACAGTTTCCTTTTCGTGTTGTGTAGGagaaaagaaaggagaaaaaacataaaaaggaaaagaaagacaaGGAGAAGAGAGAAGGTAAAGAAAAAAGGGACAAAGACAGAAGTGATGGGAAACacagagaaaagaaagagaaaaaggataAACACCGAGACAAGGACAGAAAGAAGGACAAGGACAAAAAGAAGGACAAGGACAAGGACAAAGAGAAAAGCAGCATCTCGGAGGAGACAAGAGTTGCCGTTCCACCTGGGGCTTCTAGTGGAGGAAAGCTTCATGAGAGAGATGAACATAAAGAGAAGCAAATTAGCTTGGAGAAAGGGAAAGATGTACATAAAGGGAAGCTGCCCATTAAGACTAGCCTCTCTGCTGTTGAGGCAGAGGACTCAAAATTTGTGCAGGAGTTGGACAGGAGGATCAGAGATGAAGAGAAGGGTGCGCAAAGTCAGTCGGGGGAGAGATTTCCAGTTGAGTGGAAAAGAGCTGAAAAATCAGACAGGGTGGGCATCAAAGTTTTCGGAAATTTGGCTGACAAGGAAAAGAACAAGGAGAAAGGATCTGATAACAATAAGATGGACGCGCAGGCGTTCAGGGGTGAACATATTGGAGCTAATGCAATACCTCCCAGCCCTACTATGGCAAAAAGCAATTTTGAAGGTATTCCCCGACCATTGGAAGAAAACTTTGGGAAGAAGAGAGAGGAAAAACAGAAACCTAAGGAACGACGTGATGACAAAccaagagagaaaaataaggataaaGAAAGGGAAAAGCAGAGTCATGGAAAGCAGAAAGAcaaggaaaaagagaagaaaagggaaGAGAAAGCGAAGGATAAAAGTGAGCACAAGAAAAGCCGGGAAGATAAATCAAAAGACAATAATAAGAACGATTTCGTTGTGCGTAGTAACAATAAATTTCCGCTTGTTTCCAAGGAAAACAGTGCTGGTACAGCCACCGAGGGAATTGCCAAAAAGCGAAAGAACGTTGAAACTAATGGTTTCCTGCATGGTGAGTTTAAAAAACTATTAACAGCTGCTATTTATTGACTTTACCTCATACCCTGTGGATGCCTCAAAGCTATGCGAGTTATATATCTGATTAGATTGCATTGATAGAGTTCTTGTGATTTTGGGTGTAACAGTCTGTATATGCTGTACTTCTAATGCAAATTGCTTGAATTAAACAAGCATGTTCAGCGCTATTTAACCTTTTGGTTTGGCTGATTAGTGTTGCTTCTTTTCTGTTCTGCTATACAGAGAGTGAAGTCAGGCCTGCTAAATTGCTGCGGCCCTCATCCTCTCAGCAGCCAATGCAGAATGGAAAGAAATTGGATACTCACCCAAAAGCAGACTTGTTTTCCTCTATTAAACAGGGAGTTGGCAGAGCTGCTTCTGACGTTAAAGCGGAAAGCAAGGAGCACAAGCTAAATGGTAGTATAGAAGGTCAGCCATTGTTCGGTGTTAAGGCAAAGGCTTCTTCTGTGATTCCTGGTGCTGATCAGATTGCTGAGGCATCTAAAAAATCACTGTTCAGTGTTAAGGCAAGGACTTCTTCCGTGGTTCCTCGTGCTGATCAGATTGCTGAAACATCTAAAGAACCGTTGTTCAGTGTTAAGGCAAAGGCCACTCCCATTCCTGGTGCCGATCAGATTG is from Capsicum annuum cultivar UCD-10X-F1 chromosome 5, UCD10Xv1.1, whole genome shotgun sequence and encodes:
- the LOC107871283 gene encoding myb-like protein X isoform X1 codes for the protein MSRCFPFTPRGYEKEPRPEDSDLLKEEKRKEKKHKKEKKDKEKREGKEKRDKDRSDGKHREKKEKKDKHRDKDRKKDKDKKKDKDKDKEKSSISEETRVAVPPGASSGGKLHERDEHKEKQISLEKGKDVHKGKLPIKTSLSAVEAEDSKFVQELDRRIRDEEKGAQSQSGERFPVEWKRAEKSDRVGIKVFGNLADKEKNKEKGSDNNKMDAQAFRGEHIGANAIPPSPTMAKSNFEGIPRPLEENFGKKREEKQKPKERRDDKPREKNKDKEREKQSHGKQKDKEKEKKREEKAKDKSEHKKSREDKSKDNNKNDFVVRSNNKFPLVSKENSAGTATEGIAKKRKNVETNGFLHESEVRPAKLLRPSSSQQPMQNGKKLDTHPKADLFSSIKQGVGRAASDVKAESKEHKLNGSIEGQPLFGVKAKASSVIPGADQIAEASKKSLFSVKARTSSVVPRADQIAETSKEPLFSVKAKATPIPGADQIAETSKEPLFNVKAKSSSVIPGADHVAEASKKPSFSVKAKASPVIPGADQIAETSKKPPHPDSKYLSQILSVPKVDDWSGYDDQEWLLSGSKRTRPKSAETCLDEVSQEHCVWSEALQIDSADVCALPYVIPY
- the LOC107871283 gene encoding uncharacterized protein LOC107871283 isoform X2, giving the protein MGNTEKRKRKRINTETRTERRTRTKRRTRTRTKRKAASRRRQELPFHLGLLVEESFMREMNIKRSKLAWRKGKMYIKGSCPLRLASLLLRQRTQNLCRSWTGGSEMKRRVRKVSRGRDFQLSGKELKNQTGWASKFSEIWLTRKRTRRKDLITIRWTRRRSGVNILELMQYLPALLWQKAILKVFPDHWKKTLGRRERKNRNLRNDVMTNQERKIRIKKGKSRVMESRKTRKKRRKGKRKRRIKVSTRKAGKINQKTIIRTISLCVVTINFRLFPRKTVLVQPPRELPKSERTLKLMVSCMGVGRAASDVKAESKEHKLNGSIEGQPLFGVKAKASSVIPGADQIAEASKKSLFSVKARTSSVVPRADQIAETSKEPLFSVKAKATPIPGADQIAETSKEPLFNVKAKSSSVIPGADHVAEASKKPSFSVKAKASPVIPGADQIAETSKKPPHPDSKYLSQILSVPKVDDWSGYDDQEWLLSGSKRTRPKSAETCLDEVSQEHCVWSEALQIDSADVCALPYVIPY